ATCACTCCCATAGTTTTTAGCACATACATCACGATGAGCAGCAGACCTGCAACTCCAAGACCTACAATTATTCCGTAGAAGGAATTTCCATATATACCGGCAATGTAGGATGTATTTTCACGACCGGGGAATGAGTTCATAAGTGGCCGGTCAGGTGCAAGGGAGTTCACCAGATCATCCGCTATCTTGTCCAGTTCATCAATCTTTGCAAGTATGGGATCCATTGAATACTGGATAATATCGGGACGTTCCTCTGCCAGTAAAGAGGTTAATGGATCAAGCACCAGGTGCGCTTCTGGTGCAACGTGTATCATGCTCATTCTAACTCCTCCTCAGATGGCAGTAACCCAGTTCCAACTACTTTGAAGGCATCTCTCTTGACACGTTCATAGAATCCCATGAACCCAATGTACCAGAGGAATATACCTATAATGATGGTTACCATACCAGCTGATGCATTCTGCACAGACAATGCTACTATACCTGCTATGATCATTGCTATAGCACTTTTTTCAAATGCAGTATACAGAGTACGGTCCTGCTTTTCATCCGGGCCGAGGTTTGCATTGAACGGGTGAAGCATAGCCATACCGCCTGCAATGAAGATCACTGCGATGTAACCTGTGGTGATGACCTCTGTAAGCACAACATCGAACGTGAATGTGCCTGTCATTGCAACAGCAAGACCAATGATCAATATGGTCCCTGATGCAGCTATCTCTGTCATTGACTGTTCCATTACAGGGATATTCATATTCAGGACCTTGTTAGCAAAGATACCAATAACTAAACCAATTATTGATGCCACTACAACAGCTACCACAGGACCGGCGATTTCAATACCCAATCCTTTACCTACTGCAAGGCCGAACATGGCTGCAACGACACCCATACCTAAGGCCAGCATGCCTATAGAAGGTACACCGGTACCAAGACCATAGCTTGCCACTCTTCTAACGGCTGCAGCGCCCCATATAGTAGCGCATATAGCACCAAGAGCACCCATGAATGATAAGACGCCGCCTGCTACATTTGACAGGAAATATGCTGCATATATTCCTACAAGGCCTCCGATTATACCGAAAGCTATTAGCTGATTCTGTGGGATAGCTGCATGAGCTTCCCCGCTTCCTCCTGCTGACATCTTACATACCTCCTATGGTGACCACTGCCAGAACAGCACAGAGAAGGGTAACGACTAAAGAAGTGATCGCTGCCTTTGGCCATTTCTTGAACTTCGGGTCATGGAAACCTTCTATGGTTCCTCCAATGTTGTATGATGGAATAACCGCGTTCATGAAGAATATACCTACTGCGAAAATACTGGCAAGGCCCACCAGTTGATGACCTGTTGCACTCATGATATCCTTAATGGTCAATCCTGCAGCAACTTCTCCCATCTTCAGCAGTGCATAATAAACAGTGCCTCCGCCAAGTCCTCCAAGCCCTGCTCCGATAACACCGCTCACAAATGAAACGGTTGGGATCGCATGGCCTTCAGTACCCTGGGATATGTAAAGGTCCTGCCTGTCCTTTGTTATAGGGTCGTATTTTACTTTTGCTGATGCTGCGGGACAACCCACACCATAGAAGTAGACCCATTGACCTACAATCATGGTAACAGCTATCATGATCATACCACCCACTGCACCTGAGGCAAGCACCAATCCAATATTATCAGTAACGCCCATCATTGAACCTGCTGTGACCAGGCCTGTAAGACCTGCTCCGGCAGCCAATTGCACGGTACCTGTTCCGATACCGGTTGCCTGGGCCATTGCAGCTGGCGCACCGCCTACTGGCACGAAGTGAACGCTAACAGATACAAGGACACCTCCGAGGGTGATAAGCAACATATACATTATGTTATCTGCAATTAATCCTACTATATCTATCATGCTGCTTCCTCTTTATCTTCTTTGTA
This DNA window, taken from Methanomethylovorans hollandica DSM 15978, encodes the following:
- a CDS encoding tetrahydromethanopterin S-methyltransferase subunit B, translated to MSMIHVAPEAHLVLDPLTSLLAEERPDIIQYSMDPILAKIDELDKIADDLVNSLAPDRPLMNSFPGRENTSYIAGIYGNSFYGIIVGLGVAGLLLIVMYVLKTMGVM
- the mtrC gene encoding tetrahydromethanopterin S-methyltransferase subunit MtrC → MSAGGSGEAHAAIPQNQLIAFGIIGGLVGIYAAYFLSNVAGGVLSFMGALGAICATIWGAAAVRRVASYGLGTGVPSIGMLALGMGVVAAMFGLAVGKGLGIEIAGPVVAVVVASIIGLVIGIFANKVLNMNIPVMEQSMTEIAASGTILIIGLAVAMTGTFTFDVVLTEVITTGYIAVIFIAGGMAMLHPFNANLGPDEKQDRTLYTAFEKSAIAMIIAGIVALSVQNASAGMVTIIIGIFLWYIGFMGFYERVKRDAFKVVGTGLLPSEEELE
- the mtrD gene encoding tetrahydromethanopterin S-methyltransferase subunit D; the encoded protein is MVGLIADNIMYMLLITLGGVLVSVSVHFVPVGGAPAAMAQATGIGTGTVQLAAGAGLTGLVTAGSMMGVTDNIGLVLASGAVGGMIMIAVTMIVGQWVYFYGVGCPAASAKVKYDPITKDRQDLYISQGTEGHAIPTVSFVSGVIGAGLGGLGGGTVYYALLKMGEVAAGLTIKDIMSATGHQLVGLASIFAVGIFFMNAVIPSYNIGGTIEGFHDPKFKKWPKAAITSLVVTLLCAVLAVVTIGGM